In Malaclemys terrapin pileata isolate rMalTer1 chromosome 10, rMalTer1.hap1, whole genome shotgun sequence, the following are encoded in one genomic region:
- the LOC128844593 gene encoding cytochrome P450 1A5-like isoform X1 has product MMGMELLVITLQLEDLCTLLSRDGRMLGQSGCKEAHIKLAESVTSVKLLGRSTLYLPTHTQAADHGHLQAAPRSTRLLRRGLHGKLGRTGTKTHRVLRPLKMKAAMSLVGSQGIISVTEILIALAVFCLTFMVIRSFRQQIPKGLKRLSGPRGYPLIGNVLELGSNPHLTLTQMSQKYGDVMQIQIGTRPVLVLSGLDTIKQALVKQGEVFMGRPDLYSFRNIGDGQSLTFSTDSGEVWRARRKLAQNALKTFSVSPSPNSSSTCLLEEHVSKEADYLVRKFLQLMEEEKRFDPYRYMVVSVTNVICAMCFGKRYNHDDQELLSMVNLSNEFGEVAASGNPADFIPVLQYLPSRAMKIFKDLNKKFDSFVQKIVKEHYSSFDKDNIRDITDSLIEHCQEKKVDESANIQLSDQKIVNIVNDLFGAGFDTVTTALSWSLMYLVTYPEIQKKIHEELDQTIGRERRPRLSDRPMLLYTEAFILEMFRHSSFLPFTIPHCTTRDTVLNGYFIPKDLCVFVNQWQVNHDEKLWKDPSTFNPERFLNAEGTEVNRAESEKVMMFGLGKRKCIGESIGRWEVFLFLTTLLQQLEFSVCDGEKADITPQYGLTMKHKRCEHFQIKQRFEMKKSG; this is encoded by the exons ATGATGGGGATGGAGCTGCTAGTCATTACTTTGCAGTTGGAAGATTTGTGCACACTTTTGTCACGTGACGGGAGGATGCTCGGCCAATCAGGGTGCAAGGAGGCGCATATAAAGCTGGCAGAAAGTGTCACTTCAGTCAAGTTGCTGGGGAGGAGCACCTTgtatctccccacacacacacaagccgcAGACCACGGGCATCTCCAAGCTGCACCCAGGAGCACCCGACTCCTTAGAAGAGGTCTCCACGGCAAGCTGGGACGCACAGGTACC AAAACCCACAG gGTTCTTAGGCCCTTGAAGATGAAGGCTGCAATGTCACTGGTGGGAAGCCAGGGCATTATCTCAGTCACCGAGATCCTTATTGCCTTGGCTGTCTTCTGTCTGACGTTCATGGTCATCAGATCCTTCCGGCAGCAGATCCCCAAGGGTCTGAAGAGGCTCTCAGGACCAAGGGGTTACCCCTTGATTGGCAATgtgctggagctggggagcaATCCACACCTGACCTTGACTCAGATGAGCCAGAAGTATGGAGATGTGATGCAGATACAGATCGGCACCAGACCTGTGCTGGTGCTGAGTGGGTTGGACACCATCAAACAAGCCCTGGTGAAGCAAGGGGAGGTCTTCATGGGGCGCCCTGATCTCTACAGCTTTCGCAATATTGGAGATGGCCAGAGCTTGACCTTCAGCACTGATTCAGGGGAGGTGTGGAGAGCTCGCAGGAAGTTGGCCCAGAATGCCCTGAAGACCTTTTCTGTCTCGCCCAGCCCCAACTCTTCGTCCACCTGCCTCCTCGAGGAGCATGTCTCCAAAGAAGCTGACTACCTAGTAAGAAAGTTTCTGCAACTgatggaggaagagaagaggtTTGACCCCTATCGGTACATGGTGGTCTCTGTGACCAATGTAATCTGTGCCATGTGCTTTGGCAAGCGTTACAACCATGATGACCAGGAGCTGCTCAGTATGGTAAACCTGAGCAATGAATTTGGGGAGGTGGCTGCCTCTGGCAACCCTGCAGATTTCATTCCAGTGCTCCAGTATCTCCCTAGCCGCgccatgaaaattttcaaggaTCTCAATAAGAAGTTTGACTCCTTTGTGCAGAAGATTGTTAAGGAGCACTACAGCAGCTTTGATAAG GACAATATTCGAGACATCACCGACTCCCTGATTGAGCATTGTCAGGAGAAGAAAGTGGATGAATCTGCCAACATTCAACTCTCTGATCAGAAGATTGTCAACATTGTCAATGACCTTTTTGGAGCTG GTTTTGACACTGTGACAACTGCGTTGTCCTGGAGTCTCATGTATCTTGTGACATATCCAGAAATTCAGAAGAAGATTCATGAAGAATTAG ATCAGACGATTGGCAGAGAGAGGAGACCCAGACTGTCAGACCGGCCCATGCTGCTTTATACAGAAGCTTTTATCTTAGAGATGTTCAGACATTCCTCTTTCCTGCCCTTCACCATTCCTCACTG CACAACGAGAGACACAGTACTGAATGGCTACTTCATCCCGAAGGACCTCTGTGTGTTTGTCAACCAGTGGCAAGTCAATCACGATGA GAAGCTTTGGAAAGATCCATCTACCTTCAACCCAGAGCGTTTCCTCAATGCTGAAGGGACTGAAGTAAACAGGGCAGAGAGTGAGAAAGTGATGATGTTTGGCTTGGGGAAGAGGAAGTGCATTGGTGAGTCCATTGGCAGGTGGGAGGTCTTCCTCTTCTTGACCACCCTGCTCCAGCAACTGGAGTTCAGCGTATGTGATGGTGAGAAGGCAGACATAACACCTCAGTATGGACTGACCATGAAGCACAAGAGGTGTGAGCACTTCCAGATTAAACAGCGCTTTGAAATGAAGAAATCTGGGTGA
- the LOC128844593 gene encoding cytochrome P450 1A5-like isoform X2: MKAAMSLVGSQGIISVTEILIALAVFCLTFMVIRSFRQQIPKGLKRLSGPRGYPLIGNVLELGSNPHLTLTQMSQKYGDVMQIQIGTRPVLVLSGLDTIKQALVKQGEVFMGRPDLYSFRNIGDGQSLTFSTDSGEVWRARRKLAQNALKTFSVSPSPNSSSTCLLEEHVSKEADYLVRKFLQLMEEEKRFDPYRYMVVSVTNVICAMCFGKRYNHDDQELLSMVNLSNEFGEVAASGNPADFIPVLQYLPSRAMKIFKDLNKKFDSFVQKIVKEHYSSFDKDNIRDITDSLIEHCQEKKVDESANIQLSDQKIVNIVNDLFGAGFDTVTTALSWSLMYLVTYPEIQKKIHEELDQTIGRERRPRLSDRPMLLYTEAFILEMFRHSSFLPFTIPHCTTRDTVLNGYFIPKDLCVFVNQWQVNHDEKLWKDPSTFNPERFLNAEGTEVNRAESEKVMMFGLGKRKCIGESIGRWEVFLFLTTLLQQLEFSVCDGEKADITPQYGLTMKHKRCEHFQIKQRFEMKKSG; the protein is encoded by the exons ATGAAGGCTGCAATGTCACTGGTGGGAAGCCAGGGCATTATCTCAGTCACCGAGATCCTTATTGCCTTGGCTGTCTTCTGTCTGACGTTCATGGTCATCAGATCCTTCCGGCAGCAGATCCCCAAGGGTCTGAAGAGGCTCTCAGGACCAAGGGGTTACCCCTTGATTGGCAATgtgctggagctggggagcaATCCACACCTGACCTTGACTCAGATGAGCCAGAAGTATGGAGATGTGATGCAGATACAGATCGGCACCAGACCTGTGCTGGTGCTGAGTGGGTTGGACACCATCAAACAAGCCCTGGTGAAGCAAGGGGAGGTCTTCATGGGGCGCCCTGATCTCTACAGCTTTCGCAATATTGGAGATGGCCAGAGCTTGACCTTCAGCACTGATTCAGGGGAGGTGTGGAGAGCTCGCAGGAAGTTGGCCCAGAATGCCCTGAAGACCTTTTCTGTCTCGCCCAGCCCCAACTCTTCGTCCACCTGCCTCCTCGAGGAGCATGTCTCCAAAGAAGCTGACTACCTAGTAAGAAAGTTTCTGCAACTgatggaggaagagaagaggtTTGACCCCTATCGGTACATGGTGGTCTCTGTGACCAATGTAATCTGTGCCATGTGCTTTGGCAAGCGTTACAACCATGATGACCAGGAGCTGCTCAGTATGGTAAACCTGAGCAATGAATTTGGGGAGGTGGCTGCCTCTGGCAACCCTGCAGATTTCATTCCAGTGCTCCAGTATCTCCCTAGCCGCgccatgaaaattttcaaggaTCTCAATAAGAAGTTTGACTCCTTTGTGCAGAAGATTGTTAAGGAGCACTACAGCAGCTTTGATAAG GACAATATTCGAGACATCACCGACTCCCTGATTGAGCATTGTCAGGAGAAGAAAGTGGATGAATCTGCCAACATTCAACTCTCTGATCAGAAGATTGTCAACATTGTCAATGACCTTTTTGGAGCTG GTTTTGACACTGTGACAACTGCGTTGTCCTGGAGTCTCATGTATCTTGTGACATATCCAGAAATTCAGAAGAAGATTCATGAAGAATTAG ATCAGACGATTGGCAGAGAGAGGAGACCCAGACTGTCAGACCGGCCCATGCTGCTTTATACAGAAGCTTTTATCTTAGAGATGTTCAGACATTCCTCTTTCCTGCCCTTCACCATTCCTCACTG CACAACGAGAGACACAGTACTGAATGGCTACTTCATCCCGAAGGACCTCTGTGTGTTTGTCAACCAGTGGCAAGTCAATCACGATGA GAAGCTTTGGAAAGATCCATCTACCTTCAACCCAGAGCGTTTCCTCAATGCTGAAGGGACTGAAGTAAACAGGGCAGAGAGTGAGAAAGTGATGATGTTTGGCTTGGGGAAGAGGAAGTGCATTGGTGAGTCCATTGGCAGGTGGGAGGTCTTCCTCTTCTTGACCACCCTGCTCCAGCAACTGGAGTTCAGCGTATGTGATGGTGAGAAGGCAGACATAACACCTCAGTATGGACTGACCATGAAGCACAAGAGGTGTGAGCACTTCCAGATTAAACAGCGCTTTGAAATGAAGAAATCTGGGTGA
- the LOC128844477 gene encoding uncharacterized protein LOC128844477: MQADNRKRAPAWTIREVLDLIAIWGEDSVLAELGSKRRNAKTFEKISKGMMERGQNRDSDQCRVKVKELRQAYQKTKEANGCSGSELRTCRFYAELHAILGGAATTTPPVTVDSGSGIVSSPTPKDSADGEEEEEEDELAESTQHSVLPNSQDLFLSLTEVPSQPSQASIQDHDPMEGTSAATNFSSLPPPSRRLSQIRQRRKRTRYDMFTEIMECTCNERAHLNEWKDTVSKFRKDASEREVMRDARDERWQAAMPGLLREQTDMLQRLVELQELQQDDRVPLQPLYNLPSPSPCSISSSPRRVRTWAGGEAPCTLPLYPSGQ; this comes from the exons atgcaggccgataatcgaaaaagagcaccagcatggaccatacgggaggtactggatctgatcgctatatggggagaggattcagtgctagcagaacttggttctaaaagacgaaatgccaaaacttttgaaaaaatctccaagggcatgatggagagaggccaaaatagggactcagatcagtgccgcgtgaaagtcaaggagctcagacaagcctatcaaaaaacaaaggaggcaaacggttgctccgggtcagagctgcggacatgccgcttctacgccgagctgcatgcaattctggggggggccgccaccactaccccacctgtgaccgtggattctgggtcggggatagtctcatcaccTACACCtaaggattctgcggatggggaagaggaggaggaggaggacgagcttgcagagagcacccagcactccgttctccccaacagtcaggatctttttctcagcctgactgaagtaccctcccaaccctcccaagccagtatccaagaccatgaccccatggaagggacctcag CAGCtacaaatttttcaagcctccctcctccgtcccgaaggctatctcagataaggcagcgtAGAAAGAGGACACGATACGAcatgttcacggaaataatggaatgcacctgcaatgaaagagctcatttgaatgagtggaaggacactgtatctaaatttaggaaagatgccagtgaacgtgaggtcatgagggacgctcgagatgagaggtggcaggctgcaatgccgGGGCTGCtacgtgagcaaacggacatgctccagcgtctggtggagcttcaggaactgcagcaggatgacagagtgccgctgcagccgctgtataacctcccttccccctcaccatgttccatatcctcctcacccagacgtgtaagaacgtgggcggggggggaggctccgtgcaccctcccactctaccccagtggaca GTGA